The Pyrus communis chromosome 9, drPyrComm1.1, whole genome shotgun sequence genome has a segment encoding these proteins:
- the LOC137744701 gene encoding 29 kDa ribonucleoprotein A, chloroplastic-like, translating to MTASTASLALPSLSPKTLALSTPKPASIYLYSAASSALALGCKPISISASFLNSGKGFQSVSSRFVRNVAVSSEFEQDEEVLSDDGEASPDLKLFVGNLPFSVDSAQLAGIFESAGNVQMVEVIYDKTTGRSRGFGFVTMSSVQEAESAARQLNGYELDGRALRVNYGPPPPRTEDSSFRGARGPRGGGGGYDSNNRLYVGNLAWGVDNLALENLFSEQGKVLEAKVVYDRDSGRSRGFGFVTYDTADEMNSAIESLDGVDLNGRSIRVTAAEPRPRRQF from the exons ATGACTGCCTCCACTGCTTCCCTCgctcttccttctctctccccTAAAACCCTAGCCCTCTCCACTCCCAAACCCGCCTCAATCTATCTCTACTCGGCCGCCTCCTCCGCCCTAGCGCTCGGCTGCAAACCCATTTCAATTTCGGCTTCATTTCTCAACTCCGGGAAGGGGTTTCAGAGCGTGTCGTCTCGGTTCGTACGAAACGTTGCCGTCTCGTCCGAGTTCGAGCAGGACGAGGAGGTTCTCAGCGACGACGGAGAGGCCTCCCCTGACCTCAAACTCTTCGTGGGTAACCTTCCCTTCAGCGTCGATAGCGCTCAGCTTGCTGGTATCTTCGAGAGCGCTGGAAATGTCCAGATGGTCGAG gtgATATATGATAAGACGACCGGAAGAAGCCGGGGATTTGGGTTTGTGACTATGTCAAGTGTTCAAGAAGCTGAATCTGCTGCTCGCCAGCTAAATGGCTAT GAACTTGATGGCAGGGCATTGAGGGTAAACTATGGACCTCCTCCTCCTCGGACTGAGGATTCCTCTTTCAGAGGTGCCAGAGGTCCCagaggtggtggtggaggttATGACTCTAACAACCGCCTTTACGTGGGTAACCTTGCATGGGGTGTTGACAATTTGGCTCTTGAGAACTTGTTTAGTGAGCAAGGAAAGGTTTTGGAAGCCAAGGTAGTTTATGACAGGGACAGTGGCAGATCGAGGGGTTTCGGTTTTGTAACTTATGATACTGCTGATGAAATGAACAGTGCCATTGAATCGTTGGATGGAGTT GACTTGAATGGAAGATCTATCCGAGTGACTGCGGCAGAACCTAGGCCGAGGCgtcaattttaa
- the LOC137744700 gene encoding synaptotagmin-3-like yields MRILSLLFDFIGFGFGIPIGLVLGFFIFIYSKPEDVKDPIIKPLDEIDTGSLIDLLHEIPPWVKHPDYERIDWFNKALYDMWPYLDKAICGIIRSATKPIFAEYIGKYQIKSIEFETLTLGSLPPTIYGMRVHETTENELIFEPAIRWAGNPHITVVLKLLPFRFTAQLVDIQIFAAPRIILRPLVPSFPCFANVVVSLIDKPHVDFGLKIQGGDVMAIPGLYQFIQEFIKRQVASLYLWPQTLDIPILDSSLSGTIKKPVGILHVKVVKALKLLKMDIIGTSDPYVKIKLSGERLPSKKTTIKMRNLNPEWNESFRLTVKDPQTQILQFDLYDWEQIGTHDFLGMQIVPLKVLIPHETKELTLDLVKNTNPYDPVNKKGRGHLIVELTYNPFIDDHGNYSGPLDGKVAGEKSHQSKSRKGSKDFSCFSSLEAAGLLSVTVQGAEDVSGKNRSNPNPYALVSFGEETKITKMLRKTQCPSWNEEFQFVIEDASLKEKIHIEVMSKKRFGFRRQESLGYIDINFSDVVYNGRIRGKYNLINSKNGVIHIETQWNST; encoded by the exons atgagaattctgagTCTTTTATTCGATTttattggatttggatttggaattCCAATCGGCCTTGTACTGggatttttcatatttatataCTCTAAGCCTGAAGATGTGAAG GATCCAATTATTAAACCCCTTGATGAGATTGATACAGGCTCTCTGATTGATCTTTTGCATGAGATTCCTCCATGGGTGAAACATCCTGACTATGAAAGA ATTGACTGGTTTAACAAGGCTTTATATGATATGTGGCCTTACCTTGATAAG GCAATATGCGGTATCATACGAAGCGCCACGAAGCCTATATTTGCAGAGTACATTGGAAAGTATCAGATAAAATCGATCGAATTCGAGACCCTGACTCTCGGAAGCCTTCCTCCTACAATTTACG GCATGAGAGTGCATGAAACCACTGAAAACGAACTGATATTTGAGCCTGCAATTAGATGGGCAGGAAATCCCCACATAACAGTGGTGTTGAAACTGTTGCCGTTTCGATTTACAGCACAG TTGGTGGATATCCAAATATTTGCAGCACCAAGGATAATTTTGAGGCCTCTGGTGCCATCATTCCCATGTTTTGCAAACGTAGTAGTGAGTTTGATAGATAAG CCACATGTGGATTTTGGACTCAAAATTCAGGGAGGGGATGTGATGGCAATCCCTGGTTTGTACCAATTCATCCAG GAATTTATAAAAAGACAAGTTGCTAGCCTTTATTTATGGCCCCAAACTCTGGACATACCAATTCTTGATAGTTCCCT ATCAGGGACAATAAAGAAGCCAGTAGGGATACTACATGTGAAGGTTGTAAAAGCACTCAAACTCTTGAAGATGGACATCATTGGAACATCTGACCCTTATGTTAAAATCAAACTAAGTGGGGAGAGGCTTCCTTCAAAGAAAACAACCATTAAGATGAGGAATCTTAACCCTGAATGGAATGAGAGTTTTAGGCTTACAGTTAAAGATCCCCAGACCCAAATCCTTCAATTTGATCTTTATGATTGGGAACAG ATTGGAACACATGATTTTTTAGGAATGCAAATTGTTCCACTGAAGGTGCTTATCCCACATGAGACGAAAGAATTGACTCTTGATTTGGTGAAGAACACAAACCCTTATGATCCTGTAAACAAGAAAGGGAGAGGCCACCTCATAGTGGAGTTGACATACAATCCTTTTATAGATGACCATGGAAACTACAGTGGACCTTTGGATGGAAAAGTTGCAGGGGAAAAAAGTCATCAAAGTAAGAGCCGAAAGGGATCCAAGGATTTTTCTTGCTTTTCGTCGCTAGAAGCAGCCGGTTTGCTTTCAGTTACAGTCCAGGGAGCTGAAGATGTTTCTGGCAAGAATCGCAGTAACCCTAACCCTTATGCTTTGGTTAGCTTTGGAGAAGAAACTAAAATAACCAAG ATGCTTAGGAAAACCCAGTGTCCAAGTTGGAATGAAGAATTCCAGTTTGTGATAGAAGATGCTTCACTGAAGGAGAAGATCCATATTGAAGTAATGAGTAAGAAAAGATTTGGTTTTCGTCGACAG GAGTCGTTGGGGTACATTGACATCAATTTTAGTGATGTGGTATACAATGGACGCATTAGAGGGAAGTACAATTTGATCAACTCAAAAAATGGAGTTATACATATTGAGACGCAGTGGAATTCTACATGA